The Deltaproteobacteria bacterium HGW-Deltaproteobacteria-18 genome includes the window GTTCGTTGCTGATGCGGACCAGGATGTCGCCTTTCTCCACGAGCTGGTTTTCCCGCACCAGGGTTTCTTCAAGAATGCCGCCTTCCAGGTTCTGGATGATCTGTACCCGCTGGGACGGGATGACTTGGCCCATGCCGCGCGTGACTTCGTCCAGAATGGCGAAATGGGTCCAGACCAGCAGGGAGCCCAGGAGCAGGCAGATGGTCGCGGAGAGCGCGTAGGCCCAGCGGTGGCCCCGGCGGTACATGGCCGCGTCGACCACGCTCATGTATTCGAGATCGGATTCGGAGTAGACGGGATTACGCATTTTTGGCTCCGTTGCCGCGTTTTTGCAGTTCGGCCAGAACTTCGTTGCGCGGTCCGTCGGCTATGATTGATCCGCCTTCGATGGCGATGACCCGTGTGGCCAGGGACAACAGGCTCGGCCGGTGAGTGATGAGAACGAGGGTTTTGCCTTTCAGGGCCGAGGAGAGACGAAGCTTGAGCACGGCCTCCACCCCCACGTCCATGGAGCTGCTGGGTTCGTCCAGGATGACGATGTCCGGGTCCAGGAGCAGGGTGCGGGCGATGGTGATGGCCTGCCGCTGTCCTCCGGAGAGGGCCAGCCCACGTTCCCCTACCTGCAGGTTGAAGCCGGCGGGGTTGTTTTTGATGAAGTCCGTGACTCCGGCGATGGTCGCGGCCCGCAGCAGCGCCTGGTCGCTGACGTGGGGCGCACCGAGAGTGATGTTTTCGCGCACGGTGCCATGGAACAGGAAATTGTCCTGGGCCATGTAGCCGATTTTGGCCCGCAATTCGGCCGGGTCGATCTGGCGGATGTCGAGCCCCCCGATTTTCACCGCCCCTTTTTGCGGTTCGTAGAGGCCATTGATGAGCTTGCCAAGCGTGGTCTTGCCCGAGCCCATCTTGCCGATGATCGCCACGCGTTCGCCCTGCGCGATGTGCAGGTCGACGTGGGACAGGGCGTTGGTCAAGGCGTTCGGGTATTTGAAGCTGACGTCCTCGAAGGTGATGCTGGCGCGCAGGTCCTGATGTTCGGGATGCTGGACGTCATCGGGGCGCTCGCTCGGGATCTGCATGAGGAGATCCAGATTCTTGAGAGCCATGCGGCTCTGCTGCAGGCGGGTCAGCATGGCCGCCACCGCGCCCAGCGGAGCCATGGCCCGGCCGACAAGGATGGAGCAGGCGATGAGTCCGCCCATGGTCATCAGGCCTTCGGAGATGCGGTACACGCCCCAGATGATGACGCCGCAGTAAACGATTTGAGAAGCGAACTGGGTGAAGCTCAGTGAAAAGGTGCTGAGCGACTTGGAGCGGATGGCCGATTTCGCGCCCATGCCGACGATGTTCTCCCAGCGACCGAGCATGGAGCCTTCGGCCCGGCTGGTCTTGATGGTCTCAAGGCCGCTCACGGTCTCCACCAGCAGCGCGTTTTTCTGGGTGGACTCCTTGTAGCCGCCTTCGATGGCGCGTTTCAAGGGCCCCTGCAGGATGATGCCGACCAGGATGACTATTGGCGCGATCACGGCCGGAACAACGGCGACGGGGCCGCCAATGTAGAAGATGATGGTAATGAACAGGATCAAAAAGGGCAGATCCACCAGGGCGAGCAACGTGGTGGAACTGAAGAACTCACGCAGGGAATCGAACTCGCGCATGTTGTTGACGAGCGCCCCTGTGGATTCGGGCTTGTGGTCGAGGCGGATGGACAGAATGTGGCTCATGAGCTTGCTGGCCACCAGAATGTCGGAGTTGCGGCCGGCCACGTCCACGAAATAGCCGCGCAGATTTCTGAGCGCGAAGTCGAAGAAGAAGGCGATGCCGACACCCACGGCCAGCACCCACAAGGTCTCGAGGGCGTTGTTGGGCACGACCCGGTCGTACACGTTCATGGTGAACAGCGGCGAGGCGATGGCCAGCAGATTGATGAAGATCGTGGCCAGGATGACATGTCGGTAAATGGGCAGAAAGTGGAAAATGGTGCCCCAGAACCATTTTTTGGTGTTGAAGATCTTGAGGCCTTCGGTCCTGCCGTCCAGGCTGGCCTTAGGGCGGGCGAAGACGGCGTGCCCGGAGTAGGTCTCCTTGAGCTTCTCGACAGGGGTGTCGAAGGGCGCGTCGGGGGTCTCGGGCATGATGACGCGGGCCGTGCCGGACGCCACGCTGACCAGCACGCAGGCCGATCCGTCCTGCATGAGCAGGATGCAGGGCAGGTTCAAGGGGGAGATTTTGTCGATGACGGGCTTGTGCGTGATCTGGGCGTCTATCCCTTCACGCCTTGCGGCGCGGATCACCGCGTAGGGCGTCATGCCCTCCTGGGTGCGCGGCAGGCCCGCTTCCAGGGCCGTGGAACTGACGGGCCGGCCCTGCAGGCGGGATATCACGGCCAAACATCCTACCAGCGGCGGGGTAAAATAGACCTGTGAAGGGTTGAGCTGGGCGGTGACTGCTGGCCGCGTTTTGGCGGCGGCCTGTGGAGCCGGTATGGGGATGGCAACCTTGGGATCATTCATGCGTGCTTGGCCTCGATGATATTGATATGTTGCCGGAAACTAAGTCCTGCCCCGTCATCTTGCAAGGGAAATTCGGTTTTTTCCTCTCACCCTTAAGTATGAGAAAAACTGCTCCAGTCTTCTCCCCGCCGCTCATACTTTTCCTGCGTATGACATTTTGTCCCACATATTTCAGCCCATTGTCGTTCCCCTCAAAGCGCTGGAAAAATCATACCTGACTTAATTTTCTTTCATGCTTGACCCTGCAAACATAGATTCCCATTAGAAGTATAAGAAAAATTATAAAAGCATACAGAATGTATTTTTATTTTATGTGCGAGTATTGATAAAAATTTTGTAGCGCATAATTTGTGAAACTATAAAAATGGCGAGGTGGGATGGTGGTTTTTAAATGGGCCAAACTATCTAGCAAAAATGAATATAATGCGTGTGAAACATAATGGAGGTTATCATGGCTGAAACAACACAAGGAACCAAACTGTCAGTCAGGGCTCCCGAAGCCGGGCAGTCCGTAATCGTCAGTGCGATCCCGGGACAGGATATCGTGCTTGACTCCGCCTTTGACCAGGCAGAGCCGAAAATGTCTGACAACAACGTTGTCTTCGAGTTCGCAGATGGCGGGCAGGTGGTCATCGAGTTCAGTGATATACCGGATGGCCAAGTCCCGAACATCATCTTGGCGGACGGCACGGTCCTCAATTTGCAGGAATTTCTAGCCTCTCTTGGCGAGGGAGACGTGGAGCCCGCAGCAGGCCCTGAAGGCGGCGCCACCGGAAGCGGCGGTGTTGGCGAGTACAGGGACGACGCGGGCAATCTCATTGATGGCGTGGACAAGCTGGGCGGTTTGGATCCGCGTGATTTCACCGCCATCACGGTGGAGGCCCTTGAAGCCACGGACGAACTCAATCCGTTGCCTTCGGCAGGGCTGGCTTTTGGAGCCGCCGACGAAGACGGGCTCCGTATCAGCGAGCTGACCATGACTCCTTTTGACGGCAACGACGACGGGGCCGACGGGGATCATCCCGCTCAGTTTGCGTATGCCGAAGGGGGGCTCAATTATGACTTCGGCGGAGACGGACCTTCCGCAACGACTCCGTTCGTTTGGAGTCTGGCGGGTCTTGTGACCCTGGGAGTGGAATCCCGTGGGAATGCGCTTCAGTATGAAGTCGTGGACGGTGGAACAACCTTGAACGCGTTCTATATTACTGAATATCCAAACGGGGAATACGATTACAGAACAGAGTCCCAGGGACCCGTCAGAGTGGATGTGTTCAGCCTGCAGGTTACGGATCTGGCCGCCGGAACATACAGATTCGAGTTGTATCAGCCCCTC containing:
- a CDS encoding type I secretion system permease/ATPase; this encodes MNDPKVAIPIPAPQAAAKTRPAVTAQLNPSQVYFTPPLVGCLAVISRLQGRPVSSTALEAGLPRTQEGMTPYAVIRAARREGIDAQITHKPVIDKISPLNLPCILLMQDGSACVLVSVASGTARVIMPETPDAPFDTPVEKLKETYSGHAVFARPKASLDGRTEGLKIFNTKKWFWGTIFHFLPIYRHVILATIFINLLAIASPLFTMNVYDRVVPNNALETLWVLAVGVGIAFFFDFALRNLRGYFVDVAGRNSDILVASKLMSHILSIRLDHKPESTGALVNNMREFDSLREFFSSTTLLALVDLPFLILFITIIFYIGGPVAVVPAVIAPIVILVGIILQGPLKRAIEGGYKESTQKNALLVETVSGLETIKTSRAEGSMLGRWENIVGMGAKSAIRSKSLSTFSLSFTQFASQIVYCGVIIWGVYRISEGLMTMGGLIACSILVGRAMAPLGAVAAMLTRLQQSRMALKNLDLLMQIPSERPDDVQHPEHQDLRASITFEDVSFKYPNALTNALSHVDLHIAQGERVAIIGKMGSGKTTLGKLINGLYEPQKGAVKIGGLDIRQIDPAELRAKIGYMAQDNFLFHGTVRENITLGAPHVSDQALLRAATIAGVTDFIKNNPAGFNLQVGERGLALSGGQRQAITIARTLLLDPDIVILDEPSSSMDVGVEAVLKLRLSSALKGKTLVLITHRPSLLSLATRVIAIEGGSIIADGPRNEVLAELQKRGNGAKNA